In Burkholderia pyrrocinia, the following proteins share a genomic window:
- a CDS encoding TetR/AcrR family transcriptional regulator, whose protein sequence is MTERKRSTPARERGTDADGNAVTPGRRLAPEARERQIVEKAIEHFATHGFSGSTRELARQIGVTQPLLYRYFPSKEALIDRVYDEIYTWNPDWEKLIADRAVPLQERLVAFYRAYAQTILRREWIRTFIFAGLSREGFNTRYLSRLRERVFLPVLRELRHEYDIATPTTEAQRNAEVELVWSLHASIFYFGVRKWVYGLPVPDDLDTEIERLIDAFLNGTPAALKQLASGATARRRRRV, encoded by the coding sequence ATGACCGAAAGAAAACGCAGCACGCCGGCCCGCGAGCGCGGGACGGACGCCGACGGCAACGCCGTCACGCCGGGCCGGCGGCTCGCGCCGGAAGCGCGCGAGCGGCAGATCGTCGAGAAAGCGATCGAGCACTTCGCGACGCATGGCTTTTCCGGCAGCACGCGCGAACTCGCGCGGCAGATCGGCGTTACCCAGCCACTGCTGTACCGGTACTTTCCGAGCAAGGAGGCGCTGATCGATCGCGTCTACGACGAGATCTACACGTGGAATCCCGACTGGGAAAAACTGATCGCCGACCGCGCGGTCCCGCTGCAGGAACGGCTCGTCGCGTTCTACCGCGCCTACGCGCAAACCATCCTGCGGCGCGAATGGATCCGCACCTTCATCTTCGCGGGGCTCAGCCGCGAGGGGTTCAACACGCGCTACCTGTCGCGGCTGCGCGAACGCGTCTTCCTGCCGGTGCTGCGCGAGCTGCGGCACGAATACGACATCGCCACGCCGACGACGGAGGCCCAGCGCAATGCGGAAGTCGAACTGGTCTGGAGCCTGCACGCGAGCATCTTCTATTTCGGCGTTCGCAAGTGGGTCTACGGCCTGCCGGTGCCCGACGATCTCGACACCGAAATCGAACGGCTGATCGACGCGTTCCTGAACGGCACGCCCGCCGCGCTGAAGCAGCTCGCGTCGGGCGCGACCGCCCGGCGCCGCCGGCGCGTCTGA
- a CDS encoding YoaK family protein: MPPQQVTAGAAAVPDRVRGEDVFLASIAGYVDTLGFVALFGLFTAHVTGNFILIGSGLAGVGQGLAIKWLAFPAFIAGIVGARVLDHRMRALGHGTRARSLYALQAVLLAGFMLAGVMASPIADADAPRTILCGLLGAAAMGVQNAHARLTARSVVANTVMTGNVTQAVIDAFDWLVPLAAPAEREAARVRLRRTLPPVAGFALGAGAGAAAYLFAAFWALALPLAVLCFLAYQSGRPDERATSR; the protein is encoded by the coding sequence ATGCCGCCGCAGCAAGTAACCGCGGGCGCGGCCGCCGTGCCCGATCGCGTGCGCGGCGAGGACGTGTTTCTCGCGTCGATCGCGGGTTATGTCGACACGCTCGGCTTCGTCGCGCTGTTCGGCCTGTTCACCGCGCATGTCACCGGCAACTTCATCCTGATCGGCTCGGGGCTGGCCGGCGTCGGACAAGGGCTCGCGATCAAGTGGCTCGCGTTTCCGGCCTTCATCGCCGGCATCGTCGGCGCGCGCGTGCTCGACCATCGGATGCGCGCGCTGGGCCACGGCACGCGCGCACGTTCGCTGTATGCGCTGCAGGCCGTGCTGCTGGCCGGGTTCATGCTGGCCGGCGTGATGGCCTCGCCGATTGCCGACGCCGACGCGCCGAGGACGATCCTGTGCGGCCTGCTCGGCGCCGCGGCGATGGGCGTCCAGAACGCGCACGCGCGGCTGACGGCCCGCTCGGTCGTTGCCAACACGGTGATGACGGGCAATGTCACGCAGGCGGTGATCGATGCGTTCGACTGGCTCGTGCCGCTCGCCGCGCCTGCCGAACGGGAAGCCGCGCGCGTGCGGCTGCGGCGCACGCTGCCGCCGGTCGCGGGCTTTGCGCTCGGGGCAGGAGCGGGGGCGGCGGCCTATCTGTTCGCAGCTTTCTGGGCGCTCGCGCTGCCGCTCGCGGTGCTGTGCTTCCTCGCCTATCAATCCGGTCGGCCCGACGAGCGGGCGACGTCACGCTGA